From the genome of Mycobacterium dioxanotrophicus, one region includes:
- a CDS encoding aminotransferase class I/II-fold pyridoxal phosphate-dependent enzyme encodes MDRDSGRTRRLRVSSLAAVANPSYSRIDTWNLLDDACRQLLAVHRAGLDTKHETVRVKRLLDRLSAYERYWLYPGAEKVEEFRDYLGDLATELLSDEVSLAVRLLSDYGDRAALFDTSSSLAEQELEARVKRAQYYTVLLADDSTSTGPEGLAESLRALRNPDDDVQFELLVVPSVEDAITAVALNGEIQAAIIRHDLPLRSRDRLPVMARLLGANDVAVATDRTHDWVECGEWIRELRPHIDRYLVTDESIASPGEYEPDIYHRTFYRLNDATDLYSTVMAGMRTRFATPFFDALREFAQSPVGQFHALPVARGASIFNSKSLQDMGEFYGRNIFMAETSSTSGGLDSLLDPHGNLKKAMDKAAKTWNSNHTYFVTNGTSTANKIVVQSLVRPGDIVLIDRNCHKSHHYGLVLAGASPLYLDAYPLESFAIYGAVPLRTIKQTLLDLEAAGQLHRVRMLLLTNCTFDGVVYNPQRVMEEVLAIKPDICFLWDEAWYAFATAVPWSRGRTAMISAERLETMLESGEYAERYRAWCADMKGVERSEWVNHRLLPDPKKARVRVYSTHSTHKSLSALRQASMIHIRDQDFNTQSRDAFGEAFLTHTSTSPNQQLLASLDLARRQVDLEGFQLVRYAYNMSLVFRHRVRIDPLVKKWFRILDESDLVPEQYRPSEVRSYRQVSQGALEGWNEAWRSDEFVLDPTRLTLFIGKTGMTGYDFREKVLMERFGIQINKTSINSVLLIFTIGVTWSSVHYLLDALRRVATDLDRQFSTASKADRALLARRVEEITEDLPPLPNFSEFDIAFRPDGASSFGDMRSAFYAGYEESDREYVPLGAAGRRIAEGKTLVSTTFVVPYPPGFPVLVPGQVVSKEILYFLAQLDVKEIHGYNPDLGLSVFTEEAVARLTAARLGSGTPAVDHLPETAFDVR; translated from the coding sequence ATGGACCGAGATAGCGGACGTACCAGAAGGCTGCGGGTCTCTTCGCTGGCGGCGGTGGCCAACCCGTCGTACTCGCGGATCGACACGTGGAACCTGCTCGACGATGCCTGCAGGCAGTTGCTCGCGGTGCACCGCGCGGGTCTGGACACCAAGCATGAGACGGTTCGGGTGAAACGGTTGTTGGACCGGCTCAGCGCCTACGAACGGTACTGGCTGTATCCCGGTGCTGAGAAGGTCGAGGAGTTTCGCGACTACCTGGGTGATCTGGCGACAGAGCTGCTCAGTGACGAGGTGTCGCTCGCCGTCCGGTTGCTCTCGGATTACGGCGACCGCGCGGCGCTGTTCGACACGTCCTCGTCGTTGGCCGAGCAAGAGCTCGAAGCCAGGGTCAAGCGTGCGCAGTACTACACGGTGTTGCTCGCCGATGACTCGACATCGACAGGCCCGGAGGGACTGGCGGAGAGCCTGCGTGCGCTGCGCAATCCGGACGACGATGTGCAGTTCGAACTGCTGGTGGTGCCCAGCGTCGAGGACGCGATCACCGCCGTCGCGCTCAACGGCGAGATCCAGGCGGCGATCATCCGCCACGACCTGCCGCTGCGCTCGCGGGACCGGTTGCCGGTGATGGCGCGGCTGCTCGGCGCCAACGATGTGGCCGTGGCGACCGATCGCACCCACGACTGGGTGGAGTGCGGGGAGTGGATCCGGGAGCTGCGCCCGCACATCGACCGGTATCTGGTCACCGACGAGTCGATCGCGTCACCCGGCGAGTACGAGCCCGACATCTATCACCGCACGTTCTACCGGCTCAACGACGCCACCGACCTGTACAGCACGGTGATGGCCGGTATGCGTACCCGGTTCGCGACGCCGTTCTTCGACGCCCTGCGCGAATTCGCGCAGTCTCCGGTCGGGCAGTTCCACGCGCTTCCGGTGGCCCGGGGCGCGAGCATCTTCAATTCGAAGTCACTGCAGGACATGGGCGAGTTCTACGGCCGCAACATCTTCATGGCCGAGACCTCGTCGACCTCGGGTGGCCTCGACTCGCTGCTGGATCCGCACGGCAACCTCAAGAAAGCGATGGACAAGGCCGCCAAGACCTGGAATTCCAACCACACCTATTTCGTCACCAACGGCACGTCGACGGCGAACAAGATCGTCGTGCAATCGCTGGTCCGACCCGGCGACATCGTGTTGATCGACCGCAACTGCCACAAGTCGCATCACTACGGCCTGGTGCTGGCGGGGGCGTCCCCGCTGTATCTCGATGCCTATCCGCTGGAGTCCTTCGCGATCTACGGCGCGGTGCCGTTGCGCACCATCAAGCAGACCCTGCTGGATCTGGAGGCGGCCGGTCAGCTGCATCGGGTGCGCATGCTGCTGCTGACCAATTGCACGTTCGACGGTGTCGTCTACAACCCGCAGCGGGTGATGGAAGAGGTCCTGGCGATCAAGCCCGACATCTGCTTCCTGTGGGACGAGGCGTGGTACGCGTTCGCCACCGCGGTGCCGTGGTCACGCGGCCGCACCGCGATGATCAGTGCCGAACGGCTGGAGACCATGCTCGAATCGGGCGAGTACGCCGAGCGGTACCGGGCCTGGTGTGCGGACATGAAGGGTGTCGAGCGCAGCGAGTGGGTCAACCACCGCTTGCTGCCCGATCCGAAGAAGGCCAGGGTGCGGGTGTACTCGACGCATTCCACCCACAAGTCGCTCTCGGCTCTGCGACAGGCGTCGATGATCCACATCCGGGACCAGGACTTCAACACCCAGAGCCGGGATGCGTTCGGCGAGGCGTTCTTGACCCACACCTCGACCTCGCCGAATCAACAGCTGCTGGCGTCGCTGGACCTGGCTCGGCGCCAGGTCGATCTGGAGGGCTTCCAGCTGGTCCGGTACGCCTACAACATGTCGCTGGTGTTCCGGCACCGCGTCCGGATCGACCCGTTGGTGAAGAAGTGGTTCCGGATCCTCGACGAGTCCGATCTGGTGCCCGAGCAGTACCGGCCCTCGGAGGTGCGGTCGTACCGACAGGTCAGCCAGGGGGCGTTGGAGGGCTGGAACGAGGCGTGGCGGTCCGATGAGTTCGTGCTCGACCCCACGCGGCTCACGTTGTTCATCGGCAAGACCGGGATGACGGGTTACGACTTCCGGGAAAAGGTGCTGATGGAGCGGTTCGGCATCCAGATCAACAAGACCTCGATCAACAGTGTGTTGCTGATCTTCACCATCGGTGTCACATGGTCGAGCGTGCACTATCTGCTCGATGCGCTGCGCCGCGTCGCGACGGATCTGGACCGGCAGTTCAGCACGGCAAGCAAGGCCGACCGGGCACTGCTGGCGCGCCGGGTCGAGGAGATCACCGAGGATCTGCCGCCGCTGCCGAACTTCAGCGAGTTCGACATCGCGTTCCGCCCCGACGGTGCCAGCTCGTTCGGGGACATGCGGTCGGCGTTCTACGCCGGATACGAAGAATCAGATCGCGAGTACGTGCCGCTGGGGGCGGCGGGCCGGCGCATCGCGGAGGGAAAGACGTTGGTGTCCACCACATTCGTGGTGCCCTATCCGCCCGGCTTCCCGGTGCTGGTGCCCGGACAGGTGGTCTCCAAAGAGATCCTGTACTTCCTCGCTCAACTCGACGTCAAGGAGATCCATGGCTACAACCCGGATCTCGGACTGTCGGTGTTCACCGAAGAGGCGGTCGCGCGGCTCACCGCAGCCCGCCTCGGGAGCGGCACGCCCGCGGTAGACCACCTGCCCGAGACGGCGTTCGACGTCAGGTGA
- the gabT gene encoding 4-aminobutyrate--2-oxoglutarate transaminase: MTTTELSAIAQERRLVTAIPGPVSQQMHARKESAVARGVGATLPVYVVAAGGGILVDADGNQLIDFGSGIAVTTVGNSAPAVVDAVSQQVAAFTHTCFMVTPYEGYVRVAEELNRLTPGDHDKRTVLFNSGAEAVENAVKIARAHTRRQAVVVFDHAYHGRTNLTMAMTAKNQPYKNGFGPFAGEVYRVPTSFPLRDGEIDGAAAAARAIDLIEKQVGAENVAAVVIEPIHGEGGFIVPAPGFLGALQNWCTTAGAVFVADEVQTGFARTGAMFACEHEGLVPDLIVTAKGIAGGLPLSAVTGRAEIMDAPHAGGLGGTYGGNPLACAAALAVVETIEREQLVARAAAMGETMISRLTAMAAGDPRIGDVRGRGAMVAIELVKPGTIEPDADLTKRVAAAAHAQGLVVLTCGTYGNVLRFLPPLSMPDHLLNEGLDILAAAFAEIA; this comes from the coding sequence GTGACCACCACGGAGCTTTCGGCCATCGCACAGGAACGCCGGCTCGTCACAGCCATTCCCGGACCCGTCTCGCAGCAGATGCACGCCCGCAAGGAGTCCGCGGTGGCCCGCGGCGTCGGAGCCACCCTGCCGGTGTACGTCGTCGCCGCCGGCGGCGGCATCCTGGTCGACGCGGACGGTAACCAGCTCATCGATTTCGGTTCCGGCATCGCCGTGACCACCGTCGGCAACAGCGCCCCGGCCGTCGTCGACGCCGTCAGCCAGCAGGTCGCGGCCTTCACGCACACCTGCTTCATGGTCACGCCCTACGAGGGTTACGTACGGGTCGCCGAGGAACTCAACCGGCTCACCCCGGGTGATCACGACAAGCGCACCGTGCTGTTCAACTCCGGCGCCGAGGCTGTCGAGAACGCGGTCAAGATCGCCCGCGCCCACACCCGCCGCCAGGCCGTCGTCGTGTTCGACCACGCCTACCACGGCCGCACCAACCTGACCATGGCGATGACTGCCAAGAACCAGCCGTACAAGAACGGCTTCGGGCCGTTCGCCGGCGAGGTGTACCGCGTGCCGACCTCGTTCCCGCTGCGCGACGGCGAGATCGACGGCGCCGCCGCGGCCGCCCGGGCCATCGACCTCATCGAGAAGCAGGTCGGCGCCGAGAACGTCGCCGCCGTGGTCATCGAGCCGATCCACGGCGAGGGTGGCTTCATCGTCCCTGCTCCCGGCTTCCTGGGCGCTCTGCAGAACTGGTGCACGACCGCGGGCGCGGTGTTCGTCGCCGACGAGGTGCAGACCGGGTTCGCCCGCACCGGCGCGATGTTCGCCTGCGAGCACGAGGGCCTCGTGCCGGACCTGATCGTCACCGCCAAGGGCATCGCAGGCGGCCTGCCGCTGTCCGCGGTCACCGGCCGCGCCGAAATCATGGACGCCCCGCACGCGGGTGGGCTCGGCGGCACCTACGGCGGCAACCCGCTCGCCTGTGCGGCGGCCCTCGCCGTCGTCGAGACCATCGAGCGTGAGCAGCTCGTCGCGCGGGCCGCGGCCATGGGGGAGACCATGATCAGCCGGCTCACCGCGATGGCCGCGGGCGATCCGCGGATCGGCGATGTGCGTGGTCGCGGCGCCATGGTCGCCATCGAGCTGGTCAAGCCCGGCACCATCGAGCCCGATGCCGATCTGACCAAGCGCGTCGCCGCCGCGGCGCATGCCCAGGGCCTGGTCGTCCTCACCTGCGGCACCTACGGCAACGTGCTGCGCTTCCTGCCGCCGCTGTCGATGCCCGACCACCTGCTCAACGAAGGTCTGGACATCTTGGCCGCCGCCTTCGCGGAGATCGCATGA
- a CDS encoding helix-turn-helix transcriptional regulator, with amino-acid sequence MTSVGGGQPLRGRAAECETLRGVVADARSGISRTLVLRGEAGVGKTALLEYAVRQASSFRLAQVSGVESEMELAFAGLQQLCAPLLGHIDELPEPQRNALSVAFGLGVGPTPDRFLVGLAVLSLMAAAADDRPLMCVIDDAQWLDQVSVQTLGFVARRMLAEPAAMIFGVRDGVEDFLTGLPELRVSGLPDSDARVLLESVMFGGIDPRVRDRIVAETRGNPLALLEVPRTMSAAEMAGGFRPAAVRPPADRVESGFVERIKALPHDTRRLVLAAAAEPVGDAALFLRAAEHLGISADALIPAEQAGIIEFGPRMRFHHPLVRSAAYRAADIAERRDIHRALAHATDSTIDPDRRAWHAAHATAGPDDAVAKELEASAWRAQTRGGIAAAATFLERAAILTADPELRGSRAIAAAQTKRDAAEPQTAYELLALAELSPLTALQQAEIGRLRAQMEFTRSRSGAGDAPQVDQAAARLLKAATRLESLHDELAREAYVEAFAAAMYASRNQPDALVRVATAARNAVDRVTDLRHPIDLLLSGMAHRVTGGLAAGTRQLRAALETWCTPAGSDDVQALRWMALAYPVVHESAAGEMWDDDLLDRMSSAMVQRARAAGALALLPPAIAFRAGVYVLEGEFAAATALMEEADAISVAIGHQPMKYHKVELAAWQGDLAVASGLIEAGTAEASAKGEGRLAGVIGYTAAILYNGLGRYEAALAAATEACGFDDLGFYGWCLLELAEAAAHTGDREALAMAVRRLEEGAGVSGTDWGLGALASARAMLADGDEADALFTESVERLGRTRVRSQLARAHLRYGEWLRRQKRRGAAREHLGTAHEMFTGFGARAFAERARRELIGTGEKVRKQAISSGDEMTSQEAQIAQLARDGLTNQEIGAQLFISTHTVEWHLRKVFVKLGISSRRQLRTVSWPH; translated from the coding sequence ATGACGAGTGTGGGTGGGGGCCAACCGCTGCGGGGACGCGCCGCGGAATGCGAAACGCTACGCGGTGTGGTTGCCGATGCTCGCTCCGGCATCAGTCGGACCCTGGTGCTGCGCGGTGAGGCCGGGGTCGGCAAGACAGCGTTGCTGGAGTATGCCGTACGCCAGGCGTCGAGTTTCCGGCTCGCTCAGGTGTCCGGCGTGGAATCGGAGATGGAACTGGCCTTCGCCGGTCTGCAGCAGTTGTGCGCACCGTTGCTCGGTCACATCGACGAACTGCCCGAACCGCAGCGCAACGCACTGTCGGTGGCGTTCGGACTCGGTGTCGGGCCGACCCCCGACCGCTTCCTGGTCGGGTTGGCCGTGCTGAGCCTCATGGCGGCGGCAGCCGACGACCGGCCGCTGATGTGTGTTATCGACGACGCGCAATGGCTGGACCAGGTATCGGTGCAGACGCTGGGATTCGTGGCACGCCGAATGCTGGCTGAACCCGCGGCCATGATCTTTGGAGTGCGCGATGGTGTCGAAGACTTCTTGACCGGTTTGCCGGAGTTACGGGTCAGCGGCCTGCCCGACAGTGACGCACGGGTTCTCTTGGAGTCGGTCATGTTCGGCGGAATCGATCCGCGGGTGCGCGACCGTATCGTGGCTGAGACCAGGGGAAACCCGTTGGCGCTCCTGGAGGTGCCGCGCACCATGTCGGCGGCGGAGATGGCAGGCGGCTTTCGGCCTGCCGCCGTGCGGCCGCCGGCAGACCGGGTCGAGAGCGGATTCGTCGAGCGGATCAAGGCGCTGCCCCACGACACCCGGCGACTGGTGTTGGCCGCCGCCGCCGAACCGGTCGGCGACGCAGCGTTGTTTCTGCGCGCTGCCGAACACCTCGGTATCTCCGCCGATGCGCTGATCCCCGCCGAGCAAGCCGGGATCATCGAATTCGGTCCGCGCATGCGCTTTCACCATCCGCTCGTGCGTTCGGCCGCCTACCGCGCCGCGGACATCGCCGAGCGCCGCGACATCCACCGTGCCCTGGCGCACGCCACAGACTCGACCATTGACCCCGACCGCCGCGCCTGGCACGCCGCACATGCCACCGCGGGACCCGACGATGCCGTCGCGAAGGAGTTGGAAGCCTCGGCCTGGCGGGCCCAGACCCGCGGTGGTATCGCGGCGGCCGCGACCTTTCTGGAACGCGCGGCCATCCTCACCGCCGATCCTGAGTTGCGCGGCTCGCGCGCCATCGCGGCAGCCCAGACCAAGCGTGATGCGGCGGAACCCCAAACCGCTTATGAACTACTCGCTTTGGCTGAACTGAGCCCCCTGACGGCGCTGCAGCAAGCCGAGATCGGGCGGTTGCGGGCGCAGATGGAGTTCACCCGCAGCCGCAGCGGTGCCGGTGACGCACCGCAAGTCGACCAGGCCGCGGCGCGGCTACTCAAGGCCGCAACTCGACTGGAGAGCCTGCACGATGAACTCGCCAGGGAGGCCTATGTAGAGGCCTTCGCGGCGGCGATGTACGCCTCACGCAACCAGCCCGACGCGCTCGTCCGCGTGGCAACAGCGGCACGCAACGCCGTCGACCGCGTTACGGACCTGCGGCATCCCATCGACCTGCTGCTCAGTGGCATGGCCCATCGCGTCACGGGCGGGCTTGCCGCCGGTACCCGCCAGCTGCGCGCCGCCCTCGAAACATGGTGCACTCCAGCTGGATCCGACGACGTGCAGGCGCTGCGCTGGATGGCGCTGGCGTACCCCGTCGTCCACGAATCCGCCGCGGGTGAGATGTGGGACGACGATCTGCTCGACCGCATGTCCAGCGCGATGGTTCAGCGGGCGCGGGCAGCCGGCGCGTTGGCGCTGTTGCCCCCGGCCATCGCATTCCGGGCTGGCGTGTATGTCCTGGAAGGTGAATTCGCCGCGGCCACAGCACTTATGGAAGAGGCCGACGCGATCTCGGTGGCGATCGGACACCAGCCGATGAAATACCACAAGGTGGAGCTGGCCGCCTGGCAGGGCGACCTGGCGGTGGCGAGCGGTCTGATCGAAGCGGGTACCGCCGAGGCGTCCGCCAAGGGGGAGGGCCGCCTGGCCGGCGTGATCGGCTACACCGCGGCGATCCTCTACAACGGGCTGGGCCGCTACGAGGCGGCCCTCGCCGCTGCCACCGAAGCGTGCGGATTCGACGATCTCGGCTTCTACGGCTGGTGCCTGCTCGAGCTCGCCGAAGCCGCTGCACACACGGGCGATCGCGAAGCGCTCGCGATGGCGGTGCGACGTCTGGAGGAAGGCGCAGGCGTCAGCGGAACGGATTGGGGGCTGGGTGCTTTGGCGAGTGCCCGCGCCATGCTCGCGGACGGCGACGAGGCCGACGCGCTGTTCACCGAATCGGTCGAGCGGCTCGGACGCACCAGGGTCCGGTCGCAGCTGGCCCGTGCGCACCTGCGCTACGGAGAATGGCTGAGGCGTCAGAAGCGTCGCGGCGCCGCGCGTGAACACCTCGGCACCGCCCATGAGATGTTCACCGGGTTCGGCGCGCGGGCGTTCGCCGAACGTGCGCGCCGGGAACTCATCGGCACCGGGGAGAAAGTGCGCAAGCAGGCCATCAGTTCCGGTGACGAGATGACGTCGCAGGAAGCGCAGATCGCGCAGCTGGCCCGTGACGGCCTGACCAATCAGGAGATCGGTGCGCAGCTGTTCATCAGCACTCACACGGTCGAGTGGCACCTGCGGAAGGTCTTCGTCAAACTGGGTATCAGCTCCCGCAGGCAGCTGCGCACGGTGTCCTGGCCCCACTGA
- a CDS encoding acyl-CoA thioesterase, protein MNCFDKALELQPAGDGRLRGRTMPEWANMVGPFGGITAATLLRAIELQPDRHGRPIALTVNYLAPIVDGDFLISTRAIKTNRSNQHWILELSQDGDVKTSATAVFGLRRDTWSATEIVAPPAPRPEEITRSRPPFDLVWFDNYDMRFVDGAFPDPEEGGSEVSVTTLWVRDNPPRPMDFAALTALCDIFYPRVYLRLGRALPAGTVTMTIYFHADEHEITVQGDDFVLATARAHRFSGGYLDQTAQLWGRAGALLATTHQFVYFNG, encoded by the coding sequence GTGAATTGCTTCGACAAGGCGCTGGAGCTGCAACCGGCCGGTGACGGGCGGCTGCGCGGCCGGACGATGCCGGAATGGGCCAACATGGTGGGGCCCTTCGGCGGGATCACAGCGGCCACCCTGTTGCGAGCAATCGAACTGCAACCGGACCGCCACGGCCGGCCGATCGCCCTGACCGTCAACTACCTGGCGCCGATCGTCGACGGAGATTTCCTGATCTCCACGCGGGCGATCAAGACCAATCGCTCCAATCAGCACTGGATTCTCGAACTGAGCCAGGACGGTGACGTCAAGACTTCGGCCACAGCGGTATTCGGGCTGCGGCGGGACACCTGGTCGGCTACCGAGATCGTCGCGCCGCCGGCACCACGGCCCGAGGAGATCACCCGGTCGCGGCCCCCGTTCGACCTGGTGTGGTTCGACAACTACGACATGCGGTTCGTCGACGGTGCCTTCCCCGACCCCGAGGAGGGCGGCTCGGAGGTGTCGGTCACCACGCTGTGGGTACGGGACAACCCGCCTCGCCCCATGGATTTCGCGGCGCTGACCGCCCTCTGCGACATCTTCTATCCGCGTGTCTACCTGCGCCTCGGCCGGGCTCTGCCGGCGGGCACCGTCACGATGACGATCTATTTCCACGCCGACGAACACGAGATCACCGTTCAGGGCGACGATTTCGTCCTCGCGACGGCACGGGCGCACCGGTTCTCCGGCGGCTACCTCGACCAGACTGCTCAGCTGTGGGGCCGCGCCGGTGCGCTGCTGGCCACCACTCACCAGTTCGTCTACTTCAACGGCTGA
- a CDS encoding PucR family transcriptional regulator — MLTVGDILRSEALGLQGIHVPRPDADVRWVATSELADPAPFLESGEILLTTGLETGRWRTEWDGYVQRLAQARVAAIGMATGLTHAETPTGLITACRIHDVNLFEVPRQTTFVAISRHIAQLLEEQESTAAREALTTQRQLISAAAKPDPTTAVITALAQAVNGAVCLMAPDGRVLTGPVGPRRADFPLDEVEEDVRRLHAHGRHSAAVQSRPGQSVSVYPIGLRGRPSTYLAAMGPMRLSDGQRHAVTTAVAVLGLVDEQDRSRARTRRHLRGRAVELVVGNDSRTAQLVLDVDWPVPVLPERVRILRATGPEHDTDDAMSALERRGMLAGMVAGELCAVLTPEQTQQAADRLDQTGLLIGIGHAVPLADAAAGYRTAGLALAQATPTARVVNWDRVIGDGPLGLIDPQRAAAFAESWLSDLDSEQLETLRCFLRHHGSRLKVAEELGLHRNTVRNRLEAIEAVLPGKLDDPQTRVSAWIALQVQPLK, encoded by the coding sequence ATGCTCACGGTCGGCGACATCCTGCGATCCGAAGCGTTGGGGCTGCAGGGGATCCATGTCCCGCGGCCCGATGCCGATGTCCGCTGGGTGGCCACCAGCGAACTGGCCGATCCGGCGCCCTTTCTGGAGAGCGGCGAGATCCTGCTGACCACGGGCCTTGAGACGGGCCGCTGGCGCACGGAGTGGGACGGGTACGTGCAGCGGCTGGCGCAGGCCCGGGTGGCCGCCATCGGCATGGCGACCGGGTTGACCCACGCCGAGACGCCGACGGGCCTGATCACTGCGTGCCGGATCCACGACGTGAACCTGTTCGAGGTACCGCGCCAGACCACGTTCGTCGCGATCAGCAGGCACATCGCGCAGCTGCTCGAAGAACAGGAGTCCACTGCCGCCCGCGAAGCCCTCACGACCCAGCGCCAGCTGATCTCCGCGGCGGCCAAACCCGACCCGACGACAGCGGTCATCACGGCTCTGGCCCAGGCCGTCAACGGCGCGGTGTGCCTGATGGCCCCCGACGGCCGAGTACTGACCGGCCCGGTCGGACCGCGGCGCGCGGACTTCCCACTCGATGAGGTCGAGGAAGATGTCCGTCGGCTCCACGCACACGGCAGACACTCGGCGGCGGTTCAGTCCCGCCCGGGCCAGTCGGTGTCGGTCTATCCCATCGGGTTGCGCGGCAGACCATCGACCTATCTGGCCGCGATGGGCCCGATGCGGCTGTCCGACGGGCAGCGGCATGCGGTCACCACCGCGGTGGCCGTGCTCGGCCTCGTCGACGAGCAGGACCGCAGTCGCGCCAGGACCCGGCGGCACCTGCGTGGGCGAGCCGTCGAGCTCGTGGTCGGAAATGATTCCAGGACAGCTCAATTGGTGCTCGATGTGGACTGGCCGGTGCCTGTGCTGCCGGAGCGGGTCCGCATTCTGCGTGCGACGGGGCCCGAGCACGACACCGATGACGCGATGTCGGCGCTGGAACGACGCGGCATGCTGGCCGGGATGGTGGCGGGCGAACTGTGCGCGGTCCTGACGCCGGAACAGACGCAGCAGGCCGCAGACCGGCTGGACCAGACCGGTCTGCTGATCGGCATCGGCCATGCCGTGCCGCTGGCCGACGCCGCCGCCGGCTACCGCACCGCCGGTCTGGCCCTGGCCCAGGCCACCCCCACCGCGCGCGTGGTGAACTGGGACCGCGTCATCGGCGATGGTCCGCTGGGTTTGATCGACCCGCAGCGGGCCGCGGCGTTCGCCGAATCATGGTTGAGCGACCTGGATTCCGAACAACTGGAGACACTGCGCTGCTTCCTGCGCCATCACGGATCCCGGCTCAAGGTCGCCGAGGAACTCGGCCTGCACCGCAACACCGTGCGCAACCGGCTCGAGGCCATCGAGGCGGTGCTTCCGGGAAAGCTCGACGATCCGCAGACCCGGGTCAGCGCCTGGATCGCGTTGCAGGTTCAGCCGTTGAAGTAG
- a CDS encoding L-aspartate oxidase: MDCVEQQVATSVLVIGTGGAALRAAIELAERGIDVLVVGKRPMADAHTTLARGGVNAALATMDPDDSWQQHAADTLTESCLLADPVTVRIVTEGAAEAIRDLERYGMAFARERDGRISQRFFGAHTHRRTAYAGDHTGLELHRTLVHRALELAVPVMDSVYITSLLVRDAVIFGAYGFDVCDGTRYTIHSDSVILATGGHARIWRRTSSRRGENTGDSFRLAHEAGARIRDAELVQFHPTGLIQPEEWAGTLVPDIARAEGGILRNALGDRFMRRYDSERMELSSSNQVAVAADTEIRAGRGTPRGGVWLDLTHLPRTHILDRLPRLYQSLLDVQSLDITTDPIEVAPAAHYSMGGVWVRADDHSTDVAGLYVIGAASTGMHGAGVLGGNPLIELLVYGKIAARAAARYSIGLGAQQRSRSAVSDARDAIAGLLSSPGSENAHYLHRAVRATMTRHAGVVRDEAGLRAGLDEIDDIESLTPRLAVHPDIAGFVELAEAFDLRSALSAGRATLETALQRRETRGCHNRSDCPPADESLRVNLVWSGPGRVAAEPVPDIPGDIAALMRPVSTIGKLLE, from the coding sequence ATGGACTGCGTCGAGCAGCAGGTTGCCACGTCGGTACTGGTCATCGGTACCGGCGGCGCAGCGCTGCGGGCCGCCATCGAACTGGCCGAGCGAGGCATCGACGTGCTCGTCGTGGGGAAGAGACCGATGGCCGACGCGCACACCACGCTGGCCCGGGGCGGGGTCAACGCGGCGCTGGCCACCATGGACCCCGACGACAGTTGGCAGCAGCACGCGGCCGACACCCTGACCGAGAGCTGCCTGCTGGCCGACCCGGTCACGGTACGCATCGTCACCGAAGGGGCGGCGGAGGCGATCCGGGACCTCGAGCGCTACGGCATGGCGTTCGCCCGGGAGCGCGACGGCCGGATCTCCCAGCGCTTCTTCGGGGCGCACACGCACCGCCGGACTGCGTACGCGGGCGACCACACCGGCCTGGAGCTGCACCGCACCCTGGTACACCGGGCGCTGGAACTCGCTGTCCCGGTGATGGATTCGGTCTACATCACCAGTCTGCTGGTGCGCGACGCCGTGATTTTCGGAGCCTACGGATTCGACGTGTGCGACGGCACGCGCTACACCATCCACTCCGATTCGGTCATCCTGGCGACGGGTGGACATGCCCGGATCTGGCGCCGGACCTCGTCGCGGCGCGGGGAGAACACCGGTGACTCTTTCCGTCTGGCGCACGAAGCGGGTGCCCGAATCCGCGATGCCGAACTGGTCCAATTCCATCCGACGGGGTTGATCCAACCCGAGGAGTGGGCGGGGACACTGGTCCCGGACATCGCCAGAGCCGAGGGCGGGATCCTGCGCAACGCCCTGGGCGATCGGTTCATGCGGCGTTACGACAGCGAGCGCATGGAGCTTTCGTCATCGAATCAGGTGGCGGTGGCAGCCGACACCGAGATCCGGGCCGGCCGCGGCACGCCGCGCGGTGGGGTGTGGCTGGACCTGACTCATCTGCCGCGAACTCACATCCTCGACCGGCTGCCCCGGCTGTACCAGAGCCTGCTGGACGTGCAGTCGCTCGACATCACCACCGATCCGATCGAAGTCGCTCCCGCCGCCCATTATTCGATGGGCGGGGTCTGGGTCCGCGCCGACGACCACAGCACTGATGTCGCGGGTCTCTACGTGATCGGCGCGGCATCCACCGGCATGCATGGCGCCGGCGTGCTTGGTGGCAACCCGCTCATCGAACTGCTGGTGTATGGCAAGATCGCCGCCCGTGCCGCCGCGCGCTACTCCATTGGGCTTGGCGCACAGCAACGTTCCCGGTCCGCGGTGTCCGACGCACGCGATGCCATCGCCGGGCTGCTGTCGTCGCCGGGCTCGGAGAATGCGCACTACCTCCACCGTGCTGTCCGCGCCACCATGACGCGGCACGCCGGCGTGGTCCGCGACGAAGCGGGACTTCGCGCCGGGCTCGACGAGATCGACGACATCGAAAGCCTCACGCCGCGGCTCGCCGTCCATCCCGACATCGCCGGATTCGTCGAGCTGGCAGAGGCTTTCGATCTGCGGTCGGCGTTGTCGGCCGGGCGCGCCACGTTGGAGACGGCGCTGCAACGGCGGGAGACCCGCGGCTGCCACAACCGTTCGGATTGCCCGCCCGCCGACGAATCGTTGCGCGTCAACCTCGTCTGGTCCGGGCCGGGCAGGGTAGCCGCCGAACCTGTGCCGGACATTCCCGGGGACATCGCCGCGCTGATGCGCCCGGTGAGCACGATCGGCAAACTTCTCGAATAG